A single region of the Eleginops maclovinus isolate JMC-PN-2008 ecotype Puerto Natales chromosome 4, JC_Emac_rtc_rv5, whole genome shotgun sequence genome encodes:
- the zgc:165481 gene encoding E3 ubiquitin-protein ligase RNF182 — MKDSAAETTGVEEGESHTLGQEYDLKMSCPQAELEEKECPPPEELECKICYQRYNAHNRKPKILDCLHRVCARCLGKILDIADGAAFISCPFCRHQTEITEYEVSALPDDVIIMSHLAMRDKSWSSDHKEVVLTPTSFSSSSPSHDSSNCLVITIMEVQRDLQHSPSRNGSSDIYAEQSLDSVSMGSNGPADQDALSKLCNHVPRILVWLLGFLYFGSLPLGIYLLVIHRVTLGIVCVSLVPSSLTVCLVYGFCQCLCQGMCDCSTRG; from the exons ATGAAGGACAGCGCAGCAGAGACAACTggagtggaggagggggagtcaCACACGTTGGGACAAG AATATGACTTGAAGATGAGCTGTCCTCAGGCTGAGTTAGAGGAGAAGGAATGTCCTCCACCAGAGGAATTAGAGTGTAAAATCTGTTACCAACGCTACAATGCCCACAACCGCAAGCCTAAGATCCTGGACTGCCTGCACCGGGTCTGTGCCCGCTGCCTCGGTAAAATCCTGGACATTGCTGATGGGGCGGCCTTCATCTCATGCCCCTTTTGCCGACACCAAACTGAGATCACGGAATACGAGGTGTCAGCCCTCCCTGACGATGTTATCATCATGTCCCACTTGGCGATGCGGGACAAATCCTGGAGCTCCGACCATAAGGAGGTGGTCCTGACTCCTACGAGTTTCTCCTCATCCAGCCCATCCCATGACTCCTCAAACTGCCTGGTCATTACTATAATGGAAGTGCAGAGGGACTTGCAGCACTCCCCAAGTCGAAATGGCAGCTCCGACATCTATGCCGAGCAGAGCCTGGACTCCGTATCCATGGGCTCCAATGGACCGGCTGATCAGGACGCCCTGTCCAAGTTGTGTAATCATGTCCCACGTATCCTGGTCTGGCTGCTGGGTTTCTTATACTTTGGCTCACTGCCTCTAGGAATCTATTTATTGGTGATCCATAGAGTGACCCTGGGCATTGTATGTGTTAGCCTGGTGCCATCAAGCCTTACCGTTTGTCTGGTCTATGGGTTCTGCCAGTGTCTCTGCCAGGGCATGTGTGACTGCTCCACCAGGGGCTAA